The Mercurialis annua linkage group LG2, ddMerAnnu1.2, whole genome shotgun sequence genome contains a region encoding:
- the LOC126666922 gene encoding protein GLUTAMINE DUMPER 5-like, with protein sequence MRPIRILITATVPATTTPTLPAPLMNTQQQRSPWHSPVPYLFGGLAAMLGLIAFALLILACSYWRLSGRVEDREGGGSGGDGDLENGNEKESDANKTVVNKVYEEKILVIMAGEHNPTFLATPVSGKACDKNFKIEKTGEEKTENIEEKMKESELDNNLDQSTVIPVEEDAEIANRETRQVHEQNS encoded by the coding sequence atgaGACCCATCAGAATTCTCATCACCGCCACCGTTCCGGCAACAACAACCCCCACACTCCCAGCGCCACTCATGAACACTCAACAACAACGCTCGCCGTGGCACTCCCCTGTTCCCTATCTCTTCGGAGGCCTGGCAGCCATGCTGGGCTTGATTGCTTTTGCTTTATTAATACTAGCTTGCTCTTATTGGAGGCTCTCCGGTCGGGTAGAAGATCGTGAAGGCGGCGGCAGTGGCGGCGACGGTGATCTTGAAAATGGTAATGAAAAAGAAAGTGACGCAAATAAGACAGTGGTTAATAAGGTTTATGAAGAGAAGATTTTGGTTATAATGGCCGGTGAACATAACCCTACTTTCTTGGCTACTCCAGTTTCCGGTAAAGCATGTGACAAAAATTTCAAGATTGAAAAAACAGGGGAAGAGAAAACAGAGAATATTGAAGAGAAAATGAAAGAATCAGAATTGGATAATAATCTTGATCAATCAACTGTAATACCAGTGGAAGAAGACGCTGAAATTGCAAACAGAGAGACTCGACAAGTTCATGAGCAAAACTCTTAA
- the LOC126667884 gene encoding ADP-ribosylation factor 1: protein MGILFSRMFSSLFGNREARILVLGLDNAGKTTILYRLQMGEVVSTIPTIGFNVETVQYNNIKFQVWDLGGQTSIRPYWRCYFPNTQAVIYVVDSSDTDRIGIAKEEFHAILEEEELKGAVVLIFANKQDLPGALDDAAVTEALELHKIKSRQWSIFKTCAVKGEGLFEGLDWLSNTLKSGGG from the exons ATGGGAATTTTATTCAGTAGAATGTTCTCATCTCTGTTTGGTAATAGAGAAGCTCGAATCCTTGTTCTTGGCCTTGACAATGCCGGCAAAACCACCATTCTAT ATCGGCTTCAGATGGGAGAGGTAGTCTCCACCATACCAA CAATTGGATTCAATGTAGAAACTGTACAGTATAACAATATTAAGTTCCAGGTCTGGGATTTAG GTGGTCAGACAAGCATAAG GCCATACTGGAGATGCTACTTTCCAAATACTCAAGCTGTAATTTATGTGGTTGATTCAAGTGATACTGATAGAATTGGAATAGCCAAAGAAGAATTTCATGCTATCTTGGAG GAGGAAGAACTGAAAGGTGCAGTTGTCCTCATTTTTGCAAATAAGCAG GATCTTCCTGGTGCACTTGATGATGCTGCCGTGACGGAAGCCCTAGAGTTGCATAAGATAAAAAGTCGCCAGTGGTCCATCTTCAAAACATGTGCTGTTAAGGGTGAAGGCCTTTTTGAGGGCCTGGACTG GTTGAGCAATACTCTCAAGTCAGGAGGTGGCTAA
- the LOC126667883 gene encoding zinc finger protein CONSTANS-LIKE 4, which yields MASKLCDSCKSATATLFCRPDSAFLCINCDSKIHAANKLASRHARVFVCEVCEQAPAHVTCKADAAALCITCDRDIHSANPLARRHERVPVTPFYDSVPSVNSKTNAVTFLEDRYFSDVDGDAGDVSKEEAEAASWLLPNPPSHKFMENPDLNTGQYVFSDMDPYPYLDLAYGQADPKLEANEQNSPGTDGVVPVQSNKTVPAPFVNDNCFEIDFTGSKDFPYGYNTECLSNSVSSSSLEVGVVPDGGDMTNQSMTESTNQTVPVQLSAVDREARVLRYREKRKNRKFEKTIRYASRKAYAETRPRIKGRFAKRTDKEVEVNHSSLYGFGVVPSF from the exons ATGGCGTCAAAGCTTTGTGATTCGTGCAAATCAGCGACGGCGACGCTCTTTTGCCGACCAGACTCGGCGTTTCTTTGCATAAACTGCGACTCTAAAATCCACGCTGCTAACAAACTCGCTTCACGCCACGCGCGTGTTTTCGTCTGTGAAGTCTGCGAGCAAGCTCCGGCTCACGTTACCTGCAAGGCTGACGCTGCAGCTCTATGCATCACCTGCGATCGCGACATCCACTCTGCTAATCCTCTTGCTCGCCGTCACGAGCGTGTTCCGGTTACTCCGTTTTACGATTCTGTTCCTTCCGTTAACAGCAAGACTAACGCGGTAACCTTTCTCGAAGACCGTTACTTCTCCGATGTTGACGGAGACGCCGGAGATGTTAGTAAAGAAGAAGCTGAAGCTGCCTCGTGGCTTCTTCCGAATCCTCCTAGTCACAAGTTTATGGAGAATCCGGATCTCAATACGGGTCAGTATGTGTTCTCCGATATGGATCCGTATCCGTATCTGGATCTGGCTTACGGTCAAGCAGATCCGAAACTTGAAGCGAATGAACAAAATAGTCCAGGAACTGACGGTGTTGTTCCGGTTCAAAGTAATAAAACCGTTCCAGCTCCGTTTGTTAACGATAACTGCTTCGAGATTGACTTCACTGGTTCCAAAGATTTTCCTTATGGTTACAACACAGAGTGCTTGAGCAATAGC GTATCATCGTCGTCATTGGAAGTCGGAGTAGTGCCGGATGGCGGTGACATGACGAATCAATCAATGACGGAGTCGACAAATCAAACAGTTCCCGTTCAGCTATCGGCAGTAGACAGAGAAGCAAGGGTGTTAAGGTacagagagaaaagaaagaacAGAAAGTTCGAGAAAACAATAAGATACGCGTCACGAAAAGCTTATGCCGAAACACGACCCAGAATCAAAGGTCGATTCGCTAAACGAACCGATAAGGAAGTTGAAGTTAACCATAGCAGTCTCTACGGATTCGGAGTCGTTCCGTCGTTTTAG